The DNA window TCAAAGGAGATTGGCAAAAGCGACTACGACAAGCACCACGGAGAGCATTACCATGGAGTGCACAAGTACCATCATGGGGATCACAAGCATAAGCACAAGCATCTTCATCCCCATGAGCATATCCACCACGTTCACCATAAGCATCCTATCAAGCCTTGCCCTATCCTTACCAAGGAAAGGGTTTGCAAGGACTTCCATGAACTCACCGACGAGGTTGAGAAGGTGATTCACGTTGCCCAGACCAAGGATTGCGGCAACGATGAGTCTTGCTGGAGTGTACGTTCAAATGATTACTTGTATCAGGATTTTGGCAGTCCTAACATGTACAATATAGGGAGTTGTCTATCACATCTACAAGCTCGAGCACCGTCTTGATGTCTATGACAAGGAGATCGATTATACTACACTCAAGAAGTGTTTCGGCTGCGGCCAGGAGTCTTATATCATTGACTGCTACCTTGGCGTACGTTTTGTTTCTCGACTGTCGAGAAAATTATGCTAATAGCTTGACAGTATGCCGATGCGCTGATCCGCCTTCTCAAGGTACTCAAGCACAAGACCAAGCATCTTGAGGGTGAGGTTGATCGCCCCGTCCTTACTGCTATCAACAGTCTTCGATCTGCCAACTACGTAAGTgatttatatttattcttattattcaTTCGCGCTTACAGACTTGTTAGGCCCTGACTTATGAGATTGGTCGCCGCATCAGCTGCAAGAAGACCCTCAAGATCATCATGGAGAAGCAGGGTGCCAACGACGGCAGCACCAAGGGCAGCGTCCAGCAAGCTTTTAGCAAGTTCATCTACACTCCTCTGATCACCGGCGAGGACTTTGAGAACAAGGGTTCCTACGGCGACCCTCGAGAGGAGAAGTCGGAGAAGGAGTATAACAAGGAGGTCAAGGTCTTCAAGCATCACCACGAGCATCACCACGGTCACCATCACGGTCACAAGCATGGCCATGGCCATCTTCATGCTCACGAGCATGGACACAAGCACGGCCACGTGTACCACAAGTACAAGCATGACGAGTACAAGCAtgacgacaaggacaagaacgACGAGTACAAGCAtgacgacaaggacaagaacgACGAGTATAAGCATGATGAGCCTCACTATAATCATCTTTCTGTTCGTAACCGAGATTGGCAATTCGTGGACAAGGACAATTACTCACTGGAACCCAGTAACGATCACTACGTCAACAACCCTTATGGTGCCTACCGCAGCATacagaaggaggaagagaggaaagagaaagaaaatgaGGAGGAGCAGAGAGCAAAGGATCTGGTGTGGTTGCGTCGAGAACAGATGAAGGAATTTGTTTGGGACAGGGGATATGCGCCAGAACCACCAGTGTGGCATTCACCACACCGCAGCCCTTACAACCACTACAACGGCAATCGTCGCTGGGAATAAGTTTTTGAGGAGGACTCTTGAAATTGATTCATAATTCTGTTgtaactaggtacctaggtacctacctacttgtGCAGTTTGACTCTTATAGTACCCAACTTGGTACTGGAGAGTTCAAGTCAAGGTTGGACAGTTTGAATGTTACGAGTTTATTATGATTGATATTGACTCAAGAGGCCCTTGTAACGTGTGTTAATCATGATTCGTGCATGGATTAGTTATAGTGATTAGAAATATTAAGAGCTGACTACCTACGGAGTAGCAAGACTCCACTTGTCGACGTCGTTGGCTGAGGCTTATTTTGTTTGGGCTGTTAAGATGTCTCATGATGTAACTGTCAAATGATGTcatttttttttgtctttcttcctctttctgtTTGTCACTACCGACAGAGATGACTTGGACTAGAGGATAGGATCTAGTCTTGATGGGGAATTTATAGGCACTTGAATAATCgtctcttgttcttttcttctgcGCCACAAGATCTTTAATATttaggtactaagttagTAGTTCACTGCCGCGTCACCCATGTCTCGCCGCGGGAATGCCAAGTAATACCATTAACAAGTCATCAAAACCACAGCCATTCTTGGCTTTTTTTCGTTATGTACAACGCATGATGGCAAGGCTGAGGAAGGGTTACCGGGTTTGTATCCCGGAGATTGGAAGAGGGAATCATCCGCGGACCACTCCGAGAACCCGAGATCTCTCAGTTATGTCACTACTCTCCTCTCAGCCTCTATGCAGTGGAGTTTTATGTATGACGATCATATAACTAGGGACTAAAACATCTAGTGCTGAAGCAAGGGGAGGGAAAAAAGCTTGGAATTAACTAGGGGACGTCCCCGAGTTGCGTAACAGGGACCCATAACATTGCCAAGTATTATAACACCATTAATACCCTTGCACGTACGGATACAGCAGTTGcttttattcctttttataatatcaCCTCCCTCCCTCCTCTTTATACCTTtgttttacttttactttattttgcCTTGTAGTCGGCTGCCGTAGCTCAACTGCTTGGTTACTCGTTATACCAGCCAACGTTTaccaaaacaccaaagaaTTACATCACCACAACAAATACTCGAAATGGCTGTAAAAGGTGTTTTTTCATACTGGTGGTTTCCAGTACTATCGGGCCTGGTCTGGTTGGGCATGCTCCTTGGTCTCCTACTAGAATGGCGAATTAATCAACATGGTCGTCGCTATCCTACGCAGTCTCTCCACTCCGACGTCGCATACATTTCAAACGTTGGCGCTGACCGTCTGTGGCCGCTCTTCATCGCCGGATGCGTCCTCACTTCCATTTTCCTCGACGCCGCTTTTCTCTCGGAACGATGGTTGAGACACAAGGGGCGTCTTGCACCCAACACGACGCTTATGGAGAAGATCCTTACCTGGCTCTCGATCGCTTTTGCTGCAGTCGGTACTGTCGGGCTCATCTGCTTGTCCATCTTCCGCACTGGCAGATACACCAGGTTGCATCATACCTTTTTGGCTCTCTTTATTGGAGGTTACCTGATCTCTGCTGTCTTTATCTGTTGGGAGTATCAGCGTCTCGGAATTAGTAAGTCCAGCGTCTATTTGTGTTGAACTAGTAAAACAAGTCGCTGACCATTTGACTCAAAAGACTACCGGGAGCATCGCGTTCTTCGCATCTCTTTCTGGGTGAAGCTCACCTTCATCTTGGTCGAAGTCGCCCTTATCATCGCCTTTGGTGTTACTAGCCGCATCAAGCAGCGAAATGCCGCCGCCATCCTTGAATGGGTTATTTCATTCATCTTCACCTTCTACGCCATCTCCTTTGTTATCGACCTTTACCCTGCCATCCGTACAAAGCCACATCACGCCAGGCACCAGAAGTACGTGCCTTCTGCCGTTGCTGATTCCAGCAACCCAAGCTACGAAGGATCGCGCAGCAACATTAACGACGGGCGGGACGTCGAAATGGCACAGAACGCTCCTCCTCCCAGAGACTTCTAATAGAAGTTGTACGCGCAAATGTTTATCTCATACCTTACCCACCTACCTAAGAAATCGCACGTAAATCAGCGATTGCATGTCAAACTTGGTTTCTGTGCAGCACTCAAGCTCACCCAAGTTTGCTCATTTACATACACCACCTCATGTTATATCGACTTATGCTGGAATGATTCCCCCTTTTGCATGGCGTTGGGATTGGAAGTTGGAAGTGGCTTGCATCACTAGAAAGAGAGACTTGCATAATGTTTCTATTACTTTTGCCTTAGTAGACAAGAATTAACAATCTGTTGTAACATTTTCGTAACAACTATTCACTACACTTGTACCAAATTTGGTAGACGTCGCAGCAGCAGAAAAGATGGGCTACTGAGTCTTGGGGGATAAAATTAAGTAGTCCCATGTGGTTTgagtagcataaactgacctgctaatttcatctcttttCCCACATCCTTCACCAGTCGTAGTCTCTTGCGGAAGCCCCGGCTTCAACGACATGAATATGACATCAATTTTAGTACATTTCGCTATGCAATGCGTCATAGCTCGGACGAAATACAGGAAACTACATCAACGAACAAAAAGACCTTTCAACTCAACATATCAAATACAGTCCTTGCTTGTAGTACAATATATTACCCATAGTAGTGACCAATCGTAAACCGTAACGCTTTGCTAATAACCGTTCCAACGTTCAAAGAAACAGGAAATCAGGAAACCCAATTCATACGCCAAACACTATCCTATCAAACTGTCCAACACAATTCATTATCCGTAACTTTGTCTTGACGTATTGTCTACTCAATTGTCCAAGTTTTCTCTAAACCTGGAGTCTCTTGAGGGACTATGACTTTGCCGTGCGACAGGGTCCTTAATCGCTGGGGGAGGAGTAATGGCAGGAACTTGTTCGTCATCGTCCGAGTCACTACTTACAGGACTCACACCACGTGAATCGTGTAACATATCACGGTCGCTCAATTCACCATTTGTGCCACGGCCGGCAAGTGCAACGTCTCGCATGCTTGTTGCCCGGTTGTCGAGACTTGTGGCACTGTGATTGGTGTCAGGTTCTCTCAGAGCGGCACCACCGACGAAGCTTCCTCTCTTGTCGCCTTGGCTTTCGCGATCCTTCTCTCCGAGAGACTTGCCTCGCGAGAAGCGATTCTTGATCCATCCCTTGACCTTGGATGTTGGTGATGTCGCATCACTGGGCTTTCTTCGGCCCCTTTCGGTGCTGCCCATCTCTGTGTCAATAGTTGCTGGTGCATCCTGTTCAGTCGAACCAGGCGCTGCTGCTGTAATAGGGGATGAGGCAGCATCATCGCTTCGGGTGCTTTCGCCGTCGTCAACCGCTTCCTCGCCAGAAATCGCTGTGTCACCTTTGGCATTGGgcttctcttccttggcttGGCGCCTCTCCTCCGCTCTGGCAGCCTTCTCCTCGGCCTTCTTTGCCTTGTGCTCCTGCTTTTCTTGATCTATTCGATATATTAGCTGATATCATAAACTCCTTTCAATAAACATacccttgagcttcttgttgaTTTCTCTGACCTCACGCTCACGCGCCTTTTGCTTCTCCTGTTCAGCTTTCTTGGcttcctcttccatcttgaGCGTAGCAAGGCGCTCTCGCTCAATTTCGGCCTTCTCGTTGATGTCGTCCAAAATAGGCTGCATCCTCTTGGCTGCAATGGCGTCTACATCATGAGGATCCATGAATTTTCCACCTCCAATGTCAATTTTACCCTTGTTCTCGTTGCGAGCTTCGTGGCTAGCATTCGCCATCCGATGGGCCTTGACCTCCCACTCACTCATTAAGGTAGGATTCACTTGACCAGTCTCATTATACACCTTTTCATCCATTCCCTGTAGTCGAGCCTTGACGTTACGCTGCGCTGCAGCCAGCAGTGCGTTACGGTCATCTTGACGCTTTTTTTGGTCAACCTCTGTCAGCTTGTTGGAGAAGAGTGACATTTGTTGCCGGATTTTCTCGGACTGTTGACGGTCGTTGATATCGCCGTCACTGGAAGATCGACGGCGGAGCTTTGTCAACGTGAACCGCCGCTTTGGAGATGCTGAATCATTTCCATAGTAAGATTGGAAGTCTCGGTTCTTCTGGTGTTCTTGTTCGAGTTTGGCCAATCGTTCTTGGGCTTGCTTGTATGCAGCATCTTGAAGATTGACGTATGGTTTCGGCTGCGCTATATCGGAGTCTCGTCCTTGGTTTTCTTTGGCCTCGTCAATTATCTTTTGCTGAGAGAGGTACATCTTTCGGGCCATTGCAACCGCCGATGCATGAAGCTGCTCATTATTCTGTCGTTCATCCACCTCTGGTTTGACCGGAGGGTTCGACGTGAACATGTTGCGGGTCATGGTAGTGACCGGCACAGCACCTGCGTTCCCGGTTGCTGACTTGGGCTTCATGCTTGCCTTATGCGCAAGGGTGGCCCCGCTGAGGGCATCGGGTCGTTTATTGGGCTGTGGAGATGATGTGGTAAGGCTGTCTGGAGCTGAAGGTGTAGATTTGGCTCGTCGTCTTGTAGTCGACATGGCTCCTTTCGCTGCAGCAAGAGACTTTTGCCCTTGCAGTGAAGTGTTGGGTGACGTTAGATTAGCCTGTCGCATAGAGTTTGTTCGGTTTGTGTTGAATGCTTGAGTAGCGGCTGAGTTTCCCCATCCTTCATGGGCTTTCTGTTGGCTTGATGCTCGATTCAGTGCAGCTGTGGCAGAGCCCACGGCTTGAGTAGCAGCAGAATTTCCCCAACCTTCATGTGTCTTTTGATGGCTTGGTGTATGGCTCAATGCAGCGTTGGCTGAGCCAACAGCTAGAAGTGCGGCTTTGTGGCCGTCGGAGTTGGATGTTGGTTCCCACGATGGCGCCATCTTGTAATTCTTTGCCAAAGCGGCAGCTGCGGATGCCGATGACGTCTTGTCGGGTTTCCAGAGTTCGATGGGCTTTTGATTAGACCATCCGAGAGAAGCGGCAGCACTCGCAGCAGCACCGTCGGGACGAAGACCAGCAGACGGATAACTAGGAAGATCTCGGGGCTCTGCGTATTTGAGACGACCCGAGTTGTTGGCTCCTATGTAGCATATAAGTGTCAGAATGGGTTGGGCCACGCCGCAGGTGGATGACGAGTGTCAGCTATAAGGGACTTGGGTACATACCTGGAGCCGCTGCAGATTGTGAATGGATCATGGTTGGCTGCTGGGATGTGCTTGTGGGCATTGTAATGCTACTCAAAAGAGTGCTTGTTCAGCTGCTCGtattggagctggagcaCGAGTGGATGCCGCACTGATGATCACGATGCGCTCAGCGCGTGGGGAAAAGAGTCTTTGCAGGGCCGCGAGACCTTGTTGCAGAGTTTTGGGGTGATTTCCAAGAATCTTGGCTGACTGGATGTCGTATGTCGTTTGGTGTTTAATTGACCGTCGGATCTGTCTTATACATGGGTATGCCGGATGTTCGTCTTTAGGTGGGAATTGCTTGACTTGTGGACCTGGTTGTCTTTTTTACAGGGAATAACGATAATGGGCACGAGGATTAAGTATacaatactttaatatttggTGGTGATGTATGTGTATATCGAATGGTTGATTTCAAATCGAGGCAGCGTGGAAGAGTTGGGGAAAGGGAGCAAGACAGAGAGAGGGATACGGGTAAAAGCAAGATTTATTCAATTTACAAAGATAAACGATGATGCTGTGAAATGAGACCCTCGTGGCGCTGGCGCTGGAGTCCTCACTCTAATGGCGTTGGCCCCGAGACGGTGCTTTCCTTCCTCTCCTTCAAAGGCAAGCATACGTCAGGGTCACTTCCGTAGCTCTTTCCCTTCCCGGCCCTGCGATACGCTACCCCAGATAGTGCTAGCTGTGACGTCACATCTACCTTGGTGTTGATCTCAGGTGTAGACGCTAGTTCTTAGCTTCGCACAGTGACGAAGCTATTTGGTCTTCGGCTTTGGGTGTAGGTGATGGAATCTCTCTGAATGGCTGTCACGATGAAAGCCAGTCTCTATGTACAGTCCTCGTCTGTGATATTTTCAGCTCCGCCAGGTTTCTAAATGTTTCAATGTGAAGTCTTGTATCATTAGACAATAACATGGTCATTGTGGTACTATCAATCTGCACTGTATCTGTACCAGAGTAGCCTATCAATTTCTTTAGTCTCGTCTATTCATGAGCGACATCTTTTTTCCCACTGGCACTATTTTGACCTGAACTAAATTGAGACATTGAACTACAGATCTTGGATACGAAGAGGCCCTAAACAGAACAAGATTTAGACAAAAGAGGCGTCTTATCCCCTTCAACCTCAATTGAGTTGGAGAAGAGACCAAAGGCCTGTGCCTGAAACCTTGGTCCCTCTCTCACCTGAGAACTACCGGTGCGTCTTGTCTTTCATTTGTCTTGGTTTCGGAATGGCTCCTCGGTGCTTTCGGTAGTGATATTGAGATCGCCGCTGCTTGTCGCTCTTTTAGTTTGTTTTAGCCCTCCTCTAGTGGTTGCTTTGAACCCTCCGATCTCTTGCGGCGCTTTTGGCTCGATTGATCGGCTTGCAAAAACCCTGGTTTCAAGCCCGTGTTACACACTAACAATTCTCCCGTCCATTCCTTTCTCTCCATTCGCACAGCCCGAAAGCCACGACACGATTACTTGACTCCCGAGACCCTTGAATCAACCATACTGATAGTCTTGGGAGACCAGGTTTCTTGGCATTACCATGACTTCTCACGCTGGTCTACAGAATGTCCTAAATTTTCGCGATGTCGGTAAGACGGTCAATGACTTCTTGGGTACAAGGTAACACACATTGACATCCCCGATACATTGCAGGAACTGTTACTTACACATGTCAGACGAATTCGTGAGGGCTTGTTCTACCGTTCAGCAAGACCAGGTATGGACAACATCATTATGGATACATGCCGTATGCTAAGAACCTCTGAGACGATGCCACCCTTCCAGACAGACAACTCATCAGGGATGGTCTTGGCGTCAAGACAGTCATTGACCTAAGAACCAAGTAAGACCTTCAGGTTATACATATCACTATTGTGTACTGACACGTGCAGAACCGAACACCTCAACCAAGCCAAGAGGCGCAAAGAGCAATCCAGTATTCCTGCACTCGTTCAGTCTAATGAAGCTCTTGCTGAGCCACTCCAAATTTCTGGTCTGAATTATCGAGACGTCAAAATCACTGGCCGCCCGTTCGAGCTGTTTCTCCTGAGTCAGTTATCATGGTGGGATTTCTTGTAAGCGATCAAGAGATAATCCCATGGGCATAAAAAAAAACTGACTCCTTCCTACAGTCGTGttgtttttctctttctaTGTGGCTATCGTACTGAAGCCATAAATATCATCGGGGAGAAAGTTATGATCCCACGTGGGCTTGTAGGACTGGGTTTAGATACGCTCGACCAGTCTACCAAGGAGATCCACGAGGCGTTGTCTCTCTATGCTGACCCCTCAGCTCTCCCTTCCATTGTTCATTGTACTCAAGGCAAGGACCGA is part of the Fusarium poae strain DAOMC 252244 chromosome 4, whole genome shotgun sequence genome and encodes:
- a CDS encoding hypothetical protein (SECRETED:SignalP(1-18)), with amino-acid sequence MRLSLPFVALCAIPAAVGIAIPDSSKEIGKSDYDKHHGEHYHGVHKYHHGDHKHKHKHLHPHEHIHHVHHKHPIKPCPILTKERVCKDFHELTDEVEKVIHVAQTKDCGNDESCWSGVVYHIYKLEHRLDVYDKEIDYTTLKKCFGCGQESYIIDCYLGYADALIRLLKVLKHKTKHLEGEVDRPVLTAINSLRSANYALTYEIGRRISCKKTLKIIMEKQGANDGSTKGSVQQAFSKFIYTPLITGEDFENKGSYGDPREEKSEKEYNKEVKVFKHHHEHHHGHHHGHKHGHGHLHAHEHGHKHGHVYHKYKHDEYKHDDKDKNDEYKHDDKDKNDEYKHDEPHYNHLSVRNRDWQFVDKDNYSLEPSNDHYVNNPYGAYRSIQKEEERKEKENEEEQRAKDLVWLRREQMKEFVWDRGYAPEPPVWHSPHRSPYNHYNGNRRWE
- a CDS encoding hypothetical protein (TransMembrane:6 (i7-29o60-80i101-123o135-154i166-190o202-226i)~BUSCO:44891at5125), producing the protein MAVKGVFSYWWFPVLSGLVWLGMLLGLLLEWRINQHGRRYPTQSLHSDVAYISNVGADRLWPLFIAGCVLTSIFLDAAFLSERWLRHKGRLAPNTTLMEKILTWLSIAFAAVGTVGLICLSIFRTGRYTRLHHTFLALFIGGYLISAVFICWEYQRLGINYREHRVLRISFWVKLTFILVEVALIIAFGVTSRIKQRNAAAILEWVISFIFTFYAISFVIDLYPAIRTKPHHARHQKYVPSAVADSSNPSYEGSRSNINDGRDVEMAQNAPPPRDF
- a CDS encoding hypothetical protein (BUSCO:28142at5125) encodes the protein MIHSQSAAAPGANNSGRLKYAEPRDLPSYPSAGLRPDGAAASAAASLGWSNQKPIELWKPDKTSSASAAAALAKNYKMAPSWEPTSNSDGHKAALLAVGSANAALSHTPSHQKTHEGWGNSAATQAVGSATAALNRASSQQKAHEGWGNSAATQAFNTNRTNSMRQANLTSPNTSLQGQKSLAAAKGAMSTTRRRAKSTPSAPDSLTTSSPQPNKRPDALSGATLAHKASMKPKSATGNAGAVPVTTMTRNMFTSNPPVKPEVDERQNNEQLHASAVAMARKMYLSQQKIIDEAKENQGRDSDIAQPKPYVNLQDAAYKQAQERLAKLEQEHQKNRDFQSYYGNDSASPKRRFTLTKLRRRSSSDGDINDRQQSEKIRQQMSLFSNKLTEVDQKKRQDDRNALLAAAQRNVKARLQGMDEKVYNETGQVNPTLMSEWEVKAHRMANASHEARNENKGKIDIGGGKFMDPHDVDAIAAKRMQPILDDINEKAEIERERLATLKMEEEAKKAEQEKQKAREREVREINKKLKDQEKQEHKAKKAEEKAARAEERRQAKEEKPNAKGDTAISGEEAVDDGESTRSDDAASSPITAAAPGSTEQDAPATIDTEMGSTERGRRKPSDATSPTSKVKGWIKNRFSRGKSLGEKDRESQGDKRGSFVGGAALREPDTNHSATSLDNRATSMRDVALAGRGTNGELSDRDMLHDSRGVSPVSSDSDDDEQVPAITPPPAIKDPVARQSHSPSRDSRFRENLDN
- a CDS encoding hypothetical protein (BUSCO:44813at5125), whose translation is MTSHAGLQNVLNFRDVGKTVNDFLGTRRIREGLFYRSARPDDATLPDRQLIRDGLGVKTVIDLRTKTEHLNQAKRRKEQSSIPALVQSNEALAEPLQISGLNYRDVKITGRPFELFLLSQLSWWDFFRVVFLFLCGYRTEAINIIGEKVMIPRGLVGLGLDTLDQSTKEIHEALSLYADPSALPSIVHCTQGKDRTGLICALVLMILDVPISAIEYDYGLSDEALIPEREQRLIEIQEIGLTDEWLHTADDMIVGLQKHLDTKYGGLSAYLDGIGFGDADRAKLRDVLLY